In Citrus sinensis cultivar Valencia sweet orange chromosome 2, DVS_A1.0, whole genome shotgun sequence, a single genomic region encodes these proteins:
- the LOC102627023 gene encoding precursor of CEP14, whose amino-acid sequence MDRFGAFAIIFFVVFASSVPSLEARKLLNTEKIDSSSKKVSSLFANLVLSALPKGRVPASSPSRKTHGATLDHEKLFARHLAGIDRILQSVPSPGIGH is encoded by the coding sequence ATGGATCGTTTTGGTGCTTTTgcaatcattttctttgtcgTGTTTGCTTCGTCTGTGCCATCTTTAGAAGCAAGAAAGCTCTTAAACACAGAGAAGATCGACAGCAGCAGCAAGAAAGTTTCATCTTTGTTTGCGAATTTGGTTCTGAGTGCTCTTCCAAAGGGAAGAGTTCCGGCTTCGTCTCCAAGCAGGAAGACTCATGGTGCCACGCTTGATCATGAAAAGCTCTTTGCCCGGCATCTCGCGGGCATTGATCGGATTCTGCAGTCAGTTCCAAGCCCCGGAATCGGCCATTAG
- the LOC102626737 gene encoding uncharacterized protein LOC102626737 isoform X3 — MAGLIYVPGAALASNSTVNAFFLFFIKENQPSEGFLMWSMVVVLITATIWLVIATYFELPVSPQQATQAALLGSMLVTEGFDYIPLWNKNDNHNFNGGGLLWIFLEWTVAPLFACMCACFLFILLKVLILRHKNARERILIFFPVDYGLSAGLLCLFLVYRVRGHLVHIPRWVTIAAVALATFIGAVLPLVVIVPLATKELGATEKHKTAKNNNMNSTKEQCVEIQDQTCSNNTKGGDDEAEDVLREFMQRRVLDTVYEEEERNSCASPDSTIKDSDQQLALSTGQSTQFKHLLQCTPNNLVQTKTFHKMENQSPFQSAYNFVRNFTKSTVSPVIEYDRNTLIRHALAEKYDEIEDCFSVPHLLASCIFALIQSVSEIAAIVSPYGAIVDIFNNRAKYSGNGEDVDSIDVSWWFRALGGLGAVMGFILCGWKLTQCLGGKLTYMSNSRGLASQLSTVAAVIIVSTTNLPVSTVHAFVGSLVGVGIADDIQNVNWKLLFKFICGWVMTIIFCCGAAFAIFYASVHVPAYAVP; from the exons ATGGCAGGCTTAATCTATGTGCCGGGAGCAGCCTTGGCCAGCAACAGCACGGTTAAcgctttctttttattt TTTATCAAGGAAAATCAACCGAGTGAAGGTTTCTTGATGTGGAGTATGGTAGTTGTTCTCATTACTGCAA CAATCTGGCTGGTAATAGCAACATACTTTGAGTTACCAGTTTCACCTCAGCAAGCAACGCAGGCCGCTTTGTTGGGATCAATGCTTGTGACCGAAGGCTTTGACTACATTCCCTTGTGGAACAAG AATGATAATCACAATTTCAATGGTGGGGGGCTCCTCTGGATATTCCTCGAATGGACTGTAGCTCCATTATTTGCCTGCATGTGTGCATGCTTCCTCTTCATTCTCCTGAAGGTTTTAATACTTCGCCACAAAAATGCAAGGGAGagaattctcattttcttcccTGTTGATTATGGACTATCAGCAGGACTCCTCTGCCTCTTTCTCGTGTATCGA GTTAGAGGACACTTGGTGCACATACCCAGATGGGTTACCATAGCGGCTGTGGCTCTGGCCACCTTTATTGGAGCAGTCTTACCCTTG GTTGTGATTGTTCCTTTGGCCACAAAAGAACTTGGTGCTACTGAAAAACACAAGACTGCAAAGAATAACAACATGAATTCTACCAAGGAACAATGTGTCGAAATACAGGATCAAACCTGCAGCAACAATACCAAAGGTGGGGATGATGAAGCTGAAGATGTACTGAGAGAATTTATGCAGAGGAGAGTACTCGACACAGTCTACGAAGAGGAGGAGCGAAATAGCTGTGCCTCACCAGACAGTACAATCAAAGATTCAGATCAGCAGCTGGCTCTATCTACAGGACAGTCAACACAATTTAAGCACTTGCTTCAGTGTACGCCAAACAATTTGGTTCAAACAAAGACCTTTCACAAGATGGAAAATCAAAGTCCATTTCAAAGCGCCTATAATTTTGTTAGAAACTTTACAAAATCCACTGTGTCTCCA GTTATCGAGTATGACAGAAATACACTCATTCGCCATGCTTTAGCAGAAAAATATGATGAAATAGAAGACTGCTTCAGCGTTCCACACCTTTTAGCTTCCTGTATCTTTGC TCTCATTCAGTCTGTTAGTGAGATAGCAGCTATTGTGAGTCCATATGGAGCTATTGTTGACATTTTCAATAATAGAGCAAAATATTCCGGAAATGGAGAAGATGTG GATTCCATAGATGTGAGCTGGTGGTTTAGAGCCCTTGGTGGACTCGGTGCAGTAATGGGATTCATCCTTTGTGGGTGGAAGCTAACACAATGTCTCGGCGGCAAGCTCACATACATGAGCAACTCTAGAGGATTGGCATCTCAGTTATCAACTGTGGCAGCGGTGATCATAGTATCTACAACAAATCTTCCTGTTTCAACTGTTCATGCTTTTGTTGGATCTTTGGTCGGAGTTGGAATAGCAGATGATATTCAG AATGTGAACTGGAAGCTCCTCTTCAAATTCATATGTGGATGGGTCATGACTATAATCTTCTGTTGTGGGGCTGCCTTTGCGATCTTCTATGCCTCCGTTCATGTGCCAGCCTATGCGGTGCCTTGA
- the LOC102626737 gene encoding uncharacterized protein LOC102626737 isoform X4, translated as MAGLIYVPGAALASNSTFIKENQPSEGFLMWSMVVVLITATIWLVIATYFELPVSPQQATQAALLGSMLVTEGFDYIPLWNKNDNHNFNGGGLLWIFLEWTVAPLFACMCACFLFILLKVLILRHKNARERILIFFPVDYGLSAGLLCLFLVYRVRGHLVHIPRWVTIAAVALATFIGAVLPLVVIVPLATKELGATEKHKTAKNNNMNSTKEQCVEIQDQTCSNNTKGGDDEAEDVLREFMQRRVLDTVYEEEERNSCASPDSTIKDSDQQLALSTGQSTQFKHLLQCTPNNLVQTKTFHKMENQSPFQSAYNFVRNFTKSTVSPVIEYDRNTLIRHALAEKYDEIEDCFSVPHLLASCIFALIQSVSEIAAIVSPYGAIVDIFNNRAKYSGNGEDVDSIDVSWWFRALGGLGAVMGFILCGWKLTQCLGGKLTYMSNSRGLASQLSTVAAVIIVSTTNLPVSTVHAFVGSLVGVGIADDIQNVNWKLLFKFICGWVMTIIFCCGAAFAIFYASVHVPAYAVP; from the exons ATGGCAGGCTTAATCTATGTGCCGGGAGCAGCCTTGGCCAGCAACAGCACG TTTATCAAGGAAAATCAACCGAGTGAAGGTTTCTTGATGTGGAGTATGGTAGTTGTTCTCATTACTGCAA CAATCTGGCTGGTAATAGCAACATACTTTGAGTTACCAGTTTCACCTCAGCAAGCAACGCAGGCCGCTTTGTTGGGATCAATGCTTGTGACCGAAGGCTTTGACTACATTCCCTTGTGGAACAAG AATGATAATCACAATTTCAATGGTGGGGGGCTCCTCTGGATATTCCTCGAATGGACTGTAGCTCCATTATTTGCCTGCATGTGTGCATGCTTCCTCTTCATTCTCCTGAAGGTTTTAATACTTCGCCACAAAAATGCAAGGGAGagaattctcattttcttcccTGTTGATTATGGACTATCAGCAGGACTCCTCTGCCTCTTTCTCGTGTATCGA GTTAGAGGACACTTGGTGCACATACCCAGATGGGTTACCATAGCGGCTGTGGCTCTGGCCACCTTTATTGGAGCAGTCTTACCCTTG GTTGTGATTGTTCCTTTGGCCACAAAAGAACTTGGTGCTACTGAAAAACACAAGACTGCAAAGAATAACAACATGAATTCTACCAAGGAACAATGTGTCGAAATACAGGATCAAACCTGCAGCAACAATACCAAAGGTGGGGATGATGAAGCTGAAGATGTACTGAGAGAATTTATGCAGAGGAGAGTACTCGACACAGTCTACGAAGAGGAGGAGCGAAATAGCTGTGCCTCACCAGACAGTACAATCAAAGATTCAGATCAGCAGCTGGCTCTATCTACAGGACAGTCAACACAATTTAAGCACTTGCTTCAGTGTACGCCAAACAATTTGGTTCAAACAAAGACCTTTCACAAGATGGAAAATCAAAGTCCATTTCAAAGCGCCTATAATTTTGTTAGAAACTTTACAAAATCCACTGTGTCTCCA GTTATCGAGTATGACAGAAATACACTCATTCGCCATGCTTTAGCAGAAAAATATGATGAAATAGAAGACTGCTTCAGCGTTCCACACCTTTTAGCTTCCTGTATCTTTGC TCTCATTCAGTCTGTTAGTGAGATAGCAGCTATTGTGAGTCCATATGGAGCTATTGTTGACATTTTCAATAATAGAGCAAAATATTCCGGAAATGGAGAAGATGTG GATTCCATAGATGTGAGCTGGTGGTTTAGAGCCCTTGGTGGACTCGGTGCAGTAATGGGATTCATCCTTTGTGGGTGGAAGCTAACACAATGTCTCGGCGGCAAGCTCACATACATGAGCAACTCTAGAGGATTGGCATCTCAGTTATCAACTGTGGCAGCGGTGATCATAGTATCTACAACAAATCTTCCTGTTTCAACTGTTCATGCTTTTGTTGGATCTTTGGTCGGAGTTGGAATAGCAGATGATATTCAG AATGTGAACTGGAAGCTCCTCTTCAAATTCATATGTGGATGGGTCATGACTATAATCTTCTGTTGTGGGGCTGCCTTTGCGATCTTCTATGCCTCCGTTCATGTGCCAGCCTATGCGGTGCCTTGA
- the LOC102626737 gene encoding uncharacterized protein LOC102626737 isoform X1 gives MPADSEKIPVEFAVQVVGKWKETYQWVPVLGGFAAFAMAFSAGANNLPAPFSTALGSGTLTLLKASIMAGLIYVPGAALASNSTVNAFFLFFIKENQPSEGFLMWSMVVVLITATIWLVIATYFELPVSPQQATQAALLGSMLVTEGFDYIPLWNKNDNHNFNGGGLLWIFLEWTVAPLFACMCACFLFILLKVLILRHKNARERILIFFPVDYGLSAGLLCLFLVYRVRGHLVHIPRWVTIAAVALATFIGAVLPLVVIVPLATKELGATEKHKTAKNNNMNSTKEQCVEIQDQTCSNNTKGGDDEAEDVLREFMQRRVLDTVYEEEERNSCASPDSTIKDSDQQLALSTGQSTQFKHLLQCTPNNLVQTKTFHKMENQSPFQSAYNFVRNFTKSTVSPVIEYDRNTLIRHALAEKYDEIEDCFSVPHLLASCIFALIQSVSEIAAIVSPYGAIVDIFNNRAKYSGNGEDVDSIDVSWWFRALGGLGAVMGFILCGWKLTQCLGGKLTYMSNSRGLASQLSTVAAVIIVSTTNLPVSTVHAFVGSLVGVGIADDIQNVNWKLLFKFICGWVMTIIFCCGAAFAIFYASVHVPAYAVP, from the exons ATGCCTGCCGATAGTGAGAAAATTCCGGTGGAATTCGCCGTTCAAGTTGTTGGAAAGTGGAAGGAGACCTATCAATGGGTACCAGTACTAGGAGGTTTTGCTGCTTTTGCCATGGCATTTTCAGCTGGTGCCAACAATCTTCCGGCCCCG TTCTCAACAGCATTAGGGTCGGGAACATTGACCCTTCTAAAGGCGTCGATAATGGCAGGCTTAATCTATGTGCCGGGAGCAGCCTTGGCCAGCAACAGCACGGTTAAcgctttctttttattt TTTATCAAGGAAAATCAACCGAGTGAAGGTTTCTTGATGTGGAGTATGGTAGTTGTTCTCATTACTGCAA CAATCTGGCTGGTAATAGCAACATACTTTGAGTTACCAGTTTCACCTCAGCAAGCAACGCAGGCCGCTTTGTTGGGATCAATGCTTGTGACCGAAGGCTTTGACTACATTCCCTTGTGGAACAAG AATGATAATCACAATTTCAATGGTGGGGGGCTCCTCTGGATATTCCTCGAATGGACTGTAGCTCCATTATTTGCCTGCATGTGTGCATGCTTCCTCTTCATTCTCCTGAAGGTTTTAATACTTCGCCACAAAAATGCAAGGGAGagaattctcattttcttcccTGTTGATTATGGACTATCAGCAGGACTCCTCTGCCTCTTTCTCGTGTATCGA GTTAGAGGACACTTGGTGCACATACCCAGATGGGTTACCATAGCGGCTGTGGCTCTGGCCACCTTTATTGGAGCAGTCTTACCCTTG GTTGTGATTGTTCCTTTGGCCACAAAAGAACTTGGTGCTACTGAAAAACACAAGACTGCAAAGAATAACAACATGAATTCTACCAAGGAACAATGTGTCGAAATACAGGATCAAACCTGCAGCAACAATACCAAAGGTGGGGATGATGAAGCTGAAGATGTACTGAGAGAATTTATGCAGAGGAGAGTACTCGACACAGTCTACGAAGAGGAGGAGCGAAATAGCTGTGCCTCACCAGACAGTACAATCAAAGATTCAGATCAGCAGCTGGCTCTATCTACAGGACAGTCAACACAATTTAAGCACTTGCTTCAGTGTACGCCAAACAATTTGGTTCAAACAAAGACCTTTCACAAGATGGAAAATCAAAGTCCATTTCAAAGCGCCTATAATTTTGTTAGAAACTTTACAAAATCCACTGTGTCTCCA GTTATCGAGTATGACAGAAATACACTCATTCGCCATGCTTTAGCAGAAAAATATGATGAAATAGAAGACTGCTTCAGCGTTCCACACCTTTTAGCTTCCTGTATCTTTGC TCTCATTCAGTCTGTTAGTGAGATAGCAGCTATTGTGAGTCCATATGGAGCTATTGTTGACATTTTCAATAATAGAGCAAAATATTCCGGAAATGGAGAAGATGTG GATTCCATAGATGTGAGCTGGTGGTTTAGAGCCCTTGGTGGACTCGGTGCAGTAATGGGATTCATCCTTTGTGGGTGGAAGCTAACACAATGTCTCGGCGGCAAGCTCACATACATGAGCAACTCTAGAGGATTGGCATCTCAGTTATCAACTGTGGCAGCGGTGATCATAGTATCTACAACAAATCTTCCTGTTTCAACTGTTCATGCTTTTGTTGGATCTTTGGTCGGAGTTGGAATAGCAGATGATATTCAG AATGTGAACTGGAAGCTCCTCTTCAAATTCATATGTGGATGGGTCATGACTATAATCTTCTGTTGTGGGGCTGCCTTTGCGATCTTCTATGCCTCCGTTCATGTGCCAGCCTATGCGGTGCCTTGA
- the LOC102626737 gene encoding uncharacterized protein LOC102626737 isoform X2, protein MPADSEKIPVEFAVQVVGKWKETYQWVPVLGGFAAFAMAFSAGANNLPAPFSTALGSGTLTLLKASIMAGLIYVPGAALASNSTFIKENQPSEGFLMWSMVVVLITATIWLVIATYFELPVSPQQATQAALLGSMLVTEGFDYIPLWNKNDNHNFNGGGLLWIFLEWTVAPLFACMCACFLFILLKVLILRHKNARERILIFFPVDYGLSAGLLCLFLVYRVRGHLVHIPRWVTIAAVALATFIGAVLPLVVIVPLATKELGATEKHKTAKNNNMNSTKEQCVEIQDQTCSNNTKGGDDEAEDVLREFMQRRVLDTVYEEEERNSCASPDSTIKDSDQQLALSTGQSTQFKHLLQCTPNNLVQTKTFHKMENQSPFQSAYNFVRNFTKSTVSPVIEYDRNTLIRHALAEKYDEIEDCFSVPHLLASCIFALIQSVSEIAAIVSPYGAIVDIFNNRAKYSGNGEDVDSIDVSWWFRALGGLGAVMGFILCGWKLTQCLGGKLTYMSNSRGLASQLSTVAAVIIVSTTNLPVSTVHAFVGSLVGVGIADDIQNVNWKLLFKFICGWVMTIIFCCGAAFAIFYASVHVPAYAVP, encoded by the exons ATGCCTGCCGATAGTGAGAAAATTCCGGTGGAATTCGCCGTTCAAGTTGTTGGAAAGTGGAAGGAGACCTATCAATGGGTACCAGTACTAGGAGGTTTTGCTGCTTTTGCCATGGCATTTTCAGCTGGTGCCAACAATCTTCCGGCCCCG TTCTCAACAGCATTAGGGTCGGGAACATTGACCCTTCTAAAGGCGTCGATAATGGCAGGCTTAATCTATGTGCCGGGAGCAGCCTTGGCCAGCAACAGCACG TTTATCAAGGAAAATCAACCGAGTGAAGGTTTCTTGATGTGGAGTATGGTAGTTGTTCTCATTACTGCAA CAATCTGGCTGGTAATAGCAACATACTTTGAGTTACCAGTTTCACCTCAGCAAGCAACGCAGGCCGCTTTGTTGGGATCAATGCTTGTGACCGAAGGCTTTGACTACATTCCCTTGTGGAACAAG AATGATAATCACAATTTCAATGGTGGGGGGCTCCTCTGGATATTCCTCGAATGGACTGTAGCTCCATTATTTGCCTGCATGTGTGCATGCTTCCTCTTCATTCTCCTGAAGGTTTTAATACTTCGCCACAAAAATGCAAGGGAGagaattctcattttcttcccTGTTGATTATGGACTATCAGCAGGACTCCTCTGCCTCTTTCTCGTGTATCGA GTTAGAGGACACTTGGTGCACATACCCAGATGGGTTACCATAGCGGCTGTGGCTCTGGCCACCTTTATTGGAGCAGTCTTACCCTTG GTTGTGATTGTTCCTTTGGCCACAAAAGAACTTGGTGCTACTGAAAAACACAAGACTGCAAAGAATAACAACATGAATTCTACCAAGGAACAATGTGTCGAAATACAGGATCAAACCTGCAGCAACAATACCAAAGGTGGGGATGATGAAGCTGAAGATGTACTGAGAGAATTTATGCAGAGGAGAGTACTCGACACAGTCTACGAAGAGGAGGAGCGAAATAGCTGTGCCTCACCAGACAGTACAATCAAAGATTCAGATCAGCAGCTGGCTCTATCTACAGGACAGTCAACACAATTTAAGCACTTGCTTCAGTGTACGCCAAACAATTTGGTTCAAACAAAGACCTTTCACAAGATGGAAAATCAAAGTCCATTTCAAAGCGCCTATAATTTTGTTAGAAACTTTACAAAATCCACTGTGTCTCCA GTTATCGAGTATGACAGAAATACACTCATTCGCCATGCTTTAGCAGAAAAATATGATGAAATAGAAGACTGCTTCAGCGTTCCACACCTTTTAGCTTCCTGTATCTTTGC TCTCATTCAGTCTGTTAGTGAGATAGCAGCTATTGTGAGTCCATATGGAGCTATTGTTGACATTTTCAATAATAGAGCAAAATATTCCGGAAATGGAGAAGATGTG GATTCCATAGATGTGAGCTGGTGGTTTAGAGCCCTTGGTGGACTCGGTGCAGTAATGGGATTCATCCTTTGTGGGTGGAAGCTAACACAATGTCTCGGCGGCAAGCTCACATACATGAGCAACTCTAGAGGATTGGCATCTCAGTTATCAACTGTGGCAGCGGTGATCATAGTATCTACAACAAATCTTCCTGTTTCAACTGTTCATGCTTTTGTTGGATCTTTGGTCGGAGTTGGAATAGCAGATGATATTCAG AATGTGAACTGGAAGCTCCTCTTCAAATTCATATGTGGATGGGTCATGACTATAATCTTCTGTTGTGGGGCTGCCTTTGCGATCTTCTATGCCTCCGTTCATGTGCCAGCCTATGCGGTGCCTTGA
- the LOC102626436 gene encoding probable alpha,alpha-trehalose-phosphate synthase [UDP-forming] 7 has translation MMSKSYTNLLDLASGNFPAMGPSREKKRLPRVMTVPGVISELDDDQANSVSSDVPSSVAQDRVIIVANQLPVKAKRRPDNKGWSFSWDEDSLLLQLKDGLPEDMEVIYVGSLKVDVDLSEQDDVSQLLLDRFKCVPAFLPPDILTKFYHGFCKQHLWPLFHYMLPFSATHGGRFDRSLWEAYVSANKIFSQRVIEVINPEDDYVWIHDYHLMVLPTFLRRRFTRLRMGFFLHSPFPSSEIYRTLPVREEILKALLNADLIGFHTFDYARHFLSCCSRMLGLEYQSKRGYIGLEYYGRTVGIKIMPVGIHMGQIESVLRLADKDWRVQELKQQFEGKTVLLGVDDMDIFKGVDLKLLAMEHLLKQHPKWQGRAVLVQIANPARGRGKDLEEIQAEIHATCKRINETFGRPGYEPVVFIDKPVTLSERAAYYTIAECVVVTAVRDGMNLTPYEYIVCRQGVSGSESSSESSAPKKSMLVVSEFIGCSPSLSGAIRVNPWNIEATAEAMHEAIQMNEAEKQLRHEKHYRYVSTHDVAYWARSFFQDMERTCKDHFKRRCWGIGLSFGFRVVALDPNFRKLSIDAIVSAYLRSKSRAILFDYDGTVMPQTSINKAPSQAVISIINTLCNDARNTVFVVSGRGRDCLGKWFSPCKKLGIAAEHGYFMRWSADEEWQNCGQSVDFGWIQIAEPVMKLYTESTDGSYIEIKESALVWHHRDADPGFGSSQAKELLDHLESVLANEPAAVKSGQFIVEVKPQGVSKGVVAEKIFTTMAESGRHADFVLCIGDDRSDEDMFEIIGNATSSGVLSSNASVFACTVGQKPSKAKYYLDDAAEVVTMLEALAEASAPPSFEVGASDSP, from the exons ATGATGTCCAAATCGTATACTAATCTTTTAGATCTAGCCTCTGGCAATTTTCCTGCAATGGGTCCAAGTCGTGAAAAGAAACGATTGCCAAGAGTAATGACCGTCCCTGGTGTGATTTCCGAGCTTGATGATGATCAGGCAAATAGTGTGAGCTCAGACGTGCCGTCCTCCGTCGCCCAAGACCGCGTTATAATTGTAGCAAATCAGTTGCCTGTAAAAGCTAAGCGCAGACCGGATAATAAAGGTTGGAGTTTTAGTTGGGATGAGGATTCTTTGTTATTACAGTTAAAAGATGGATTGCCTGAAGATATGGAGGTCATATATGTGGGGTCATTGAAGGTAGATGTTGATTTGAGCGAACAAGATGATGTGTCGCAGCTTTTGTTGGATAGGTTTAAATGTGTCCCTGCATTTTTGCCACCAGACATTTTAACAAAGTTTTATCACGGGTTCTGTAAGCAGCATTTGTGGCCTCTGTTCCATTATATGCTTCCATTTTCGGCTACACATGGTGGAAGGTTTGATCGTTCTTTGTGGGAGGCATATGTGTCTGCCAATAAGATTTTCTCGCAAAGGGTGATTGAAGTTATAAACCCAGAAGATGATTATGTTTGGATTCATGATTATCATTTGATGGTGCTTCCTACTTTTTTGAGAAGGAGGTTTACAAGATTGAGAATGGGATTTTTCCTCCATAGCCCATTCCCTTCCTCAGAGATATATAGAACTCTACCAGTAAGGGAAGAGATTCTTAAGGCACTTTTGAATGCGGACCTCATTGGTTTTCACACTTTTGATTATGCACGGCATTTTCTGTCTTGTTGTAGTCGTATGTTAGGGTTGGAGTATCAATCAAAGAGGGGTTATATTGGGTTGGAGTATTATGGAAGGACTGTTGGGATAAAGATCATGCCTGTTGGGATCCACATGGGTCAGATTGAGTCTGTTTTAAGGCTTGCAGACAAGGATTGGAGAGTGCAGGAGCTTAAACAGCAGTTTGAAGGAAAGACTGTGTTGCTTGGTGTTGATGATATGGACATTTTTAAAGGGGTTGATTTGAAGTTGTTGGCTATGGAACACTTGCTGAAGCAGCATCCAAAGTGGCAGGGAAGGGCAGTACTTGTACAGATTGCAAACCCCGCTAGGGGAAGAGGGAAAGATCTTGAGGAAATACAAGCCGAAATACATGCTACCTGCAAGAGAATCAATGAGACGTTTGGCCGGCCTGGTTATGAACCAGTTGTCTTCATTGATAAGCCAGTGACTCTCAGTGAAAGAGCTGCATATTACACTATTGCTGAGTGCGTGGTGGTCACAGCTGTGAGGGATGGGATGAATCTCACCCCATATGAGTACATTGTGTGCAGGCAGGGAGTCTCTGGATCAGAGTCTTCTTCAGAATCAAGTGCGCCAAAGAAGAGCATGCTAGTCGTATCAGAATTCATTGGATGTTCTCCTTCACTCAGCGGTGCAATTCGTGTCAATCCGTGGAACATTGAAGCAACTGCAGAGGCAATGCATGAGGCAATTCAAATGAATGAAGCTGAGAAACAGTTGCGCCATGAGAAGCATTATAGGTATGTTAGTACTCATGATGTGGCATACTGGGCTCGAAGCTTCTTTCAAGATATGGAAAGGACTTGCAAAGATCATTTTAAAAGACGTTGTTGGGGAATTGGCTTGAGCTTTGGTTTCAGAGTTGTAGCTTTGGATcctaattttagaaagttgtCAATCGATGCCATTGTTTCTGCCTATCTAAGGTCCAAAAGTAGGGCTATTCTGTTTGATTATGATGGAACTGTCATGCCCCAAACGTCTATCAACAAGGCTCCAAGTCAAGCAGTGATCTCAATCATTAATACTCTTTGCAATGATGCCAGGAATACTGTATTTGTCGTTAGTGGAAGAGGAAGGGATTGTTTAGGCAAGTGGTTCTCTCCATGCAAGAAACTTGGAATTGCTGCTGAACATGGTTACTTCATGAG GTGGTCTGCTGATGAGGAGTGGCAAAACTGTGGGCAGAGTGTTGATTTTGGGTGGATACAAATAGCTGAGCCTGTTATGAAACTATATACAGAGTCCACTGATGGTTCTTACATTGAAATCAAAGAAAGTGCCTTGGTCTGGCACCATCGAGATGCAGACCCCGGTTTTGGATCTAGCCAGGCCAAGGAGTTGTTGGATCATCTAGAAAGCGTGCTAGCTAATGAACCTGCTGCTGTAAAAAGTGGTCAGTTCATTGTAGAAGTAAAGCCACAG GGTGTCAGCAAAGGTGTGGTGGCAGAAAAGATCTTCACAACAATGGCAGAGAGTGGGAGGCATGCCGATTTTGTACTTTGCATTGGTGATGACAGATCTGATGAGGACATGTTTGAGATCATTGGCAATGCGACCTCAAGTGGAGTCCTCTCATCTAATGCATCTGTTTTTGCTTGCACTGTtggacagaagccaagcaaaGCTAAGTACTATTTGGATGACGCAGCTGAGGTTGTAACCATGCTTGAAGCGCTTGCTGAAGCTTCCGCTCCACCCTCCTTCGAAGTTGGAGCATCCGATTCCCCATGA